The sequence below is a genomic window from Wyeomyia smithii strain HCP4-BCI-WySm-NY-G18 chromosome 1, ASM2978416v1, whole genome shotgun sequence.
AATCTCAATCCAATTTTAATTAAGCtgaaatacaatccaaatacaatgaaaattcaatCCAAACTCTATTCGAAATGGATTCAAATGCAATCCAAACCAATCTACTCGCATCCAATctcaatttaaatttaatcaaaatttaaacctAAATTCAGATCCAATCCAAACTCAATCTGTTTTTAATTCAAATCCACTCTAATTCTAAGCCAAATAAAATCCAATctaaaatctaatccaaatattatacaaatccaattcaaattcaatccaaatgaaattcaaattcaatcctAATTCAAATCCTTTTCAGAACTAGCCCaaattcatttcaaattttatccACCTCAAACCcgttccaaatccaatccgaattttACTAAAATCCAGACTGCGTTCGGTTTATATACAATCCAAACAAAACCCAATTAAGATTCAATCTTATTTCAATTTATATTCAATCCAATTTGAATTAATATTCAATCCTAATTCAATTCAAactcaatctaaatccaatttaAGCTGAACCCCAATCCAAtgcaaatccattccaaatccaatccaaataaatGCTAGTCAAGCTATTCAAGTTTGTTTAAACATCAAAAAACCTTTACATCACCAGGAAGATCAGATGAAGTGGAAAGATGAGTGCCACGTGTACTGCCAGGACGTCGATGACGAGGAAGGTGCCCCGGACACGTCGTACGAGCGACCGAAATCGATCCCGGACGGACGCTATCGACACAGCATATCCAGCGAAAGCGATGTGGCTGGAGTGGAAATCACATCTCCGAATCAGCCAAATGATTTGTGTTCCAGCAGTAGGGAGGGACAAGACGAAATTTGGGCCTTTTCGGAAATCGAAGCCTCCCTTAAAAGGCTACCAGATGCGGAAAAGATCGGAGAGCTTTTGGACAGTCACGTGCCCCTAGAGAATATTCTGCGAGAGCATAGATACGACAATGGCAGTATGCTCTTGCTTgctgtttgggccagtaaacatAATGTGCTCCAAAAGTTGCTCGCGCTAACCGATCGAAAGGTTGACGTAAATGCGGCCGATCTCTCCGGACGAACGGCGCTACATATTGCGTGCTACGTAGGCGATTATCGAGCGGTGGATATTTTACTACAACATGGTGCTAAGACACAACTTTGGGACAAAGATCAGAAAGCTACTCCTCTGCACTGTGCTGCTAGGTAAGAAGTCAATACCTCCTCtcataaaaattttaaacttcTTCTGTTATTTCAGCTGCGGTAGCGTCGAATGTATCGCGCGGCTAATCGAAAAGGGTGCCGACATTAACGCCGGTATCGAGAACCATTCCCCCCTCCATTACGCAGTTCAGCGCAATAGTCGGAAGTGCGTTGAATTATTGCTAACAAACGGTGCTAATCCAAACACCCCGCAAGTGTATACCCAAACTCCGCTGCACGTAGCAGCGTCTAATGGATTCGTAGACATTATGAAACTATTACTAGATCACGGCGCAGACGCTCGGTCGCAATACGGAAAGAAAAAGATCACGGCGCTACATTTGGCATCATCCGAGAactacttggaatgtgtagaactACTGATTACGGCCGGAGCCGATATCGACGCTCGAAACCAAGACCAACAAACGCCGCTGCATTTGGCTTGCCTTTCGCAGTGCCACGAAACGGTCACCTATCTGATAGAGCAGAAGGCAGATGTTCATGCGGTTTATCGGGACGGCCGAACGGCGCTGCATGCTTCCATCGTGAAGGAATCTCGCTTCTGGGATTGCACGCTAAGTTTACTAAAGGCAAAGGTCGACGTTAATCGGGCGGACAACTTCGGCTACACACCGCTGCATATCGCCGCACTAAACGAATTTAGCAGTTGCGCTTTTATGCTGATCGAGTACGGAGCAGATCTTACGGCCCGCACCAATGGAGGAGTTTCGGCCTTATCGTTCATTATACGGCGAACACCGGAGATTATTCCCAAGTTTATTGGCAAGCTGGATGCGGCAATCAGCGTAAATAGTATCAACGAGATTGGGGACGTTGACTGTGAGATCCGGTTAGACTTTCGTCCGCTGGTTCCCAACAATGATCGGGGCGAAACAGAGCTACTGCTGGCATTCATCGATGTCGGACAGCGGAGAATCCTAAAGCATCCCTTGTGTGAGACGTTTCTGCTGCTCAAGTGGAGACGGATACGAAAGTTTTTTCTGTTTAGTTTGTTCTACCATGGGCTATTTGTGCTGCTGTTTACGGTCTTCGTTCTAGGGGTGTACGTTAAGAAATGTCAAGGCGGGATGCAGACCTGCCAGACCGAGGCTTACGTTCCGGTCATCGGTTACGTGGTAATTTTTCTCAATTTACTTCTGATATCGAAGGAGATATTTCAGATTATGCATTGGTTTCTGGGTTACATCCGGTATTGGGAAAACTGGTTAGAACTTGCAACCGGAACTGGGATATTTTTGTGCACTGTAAGGAAATGTTTCGTAATTCGTTCGAAACTAATCtaaaaagtgttttgattttagTTCAATCCTACCATAGAGATCAGCTCACATCCGACTTGGCAACATCACTTAGCAGCAATCGTTATCTTTCTTGCCTGGTTAGAGCTTATGATGCTGGTTGGGCGCTTTCCGATCTTTGGACTGTACGTTCAGATGTTTACGACGGTAGCAGTAAACTTCTCCAAATTCTTAATGGCCTATTGCTGTTTGCTGGTGGCATTCGGGTTGAGCTTCCGTGTGCTTTTCTCAGACTACAAAGCAAACAATGACATTTGGGCGAGTTTGTTAAAAACGATCGTCATGATGGCCGGCGAACTGGAGTTCGAAGACATGTTCTACAACGATGACGTACAAATTAAATACCCAGGAACAGCCCATGTAATGTTTCTGGCCTTTGTGCTGCTAGTAACTGTCATCTTAACTAATCTTCTGGTTGGTTTAGCTGTTAGTGACATCCAAGGACTACAGCAATCTGCAGGACTGGACCGCTTATCGCGGCAAGCCGAACTTATATCCCGCTTAGAGGGTCTAATGTTTTCCAAGATCCTCCGAAAGGTGCCGATAAGTTTGTGGGCTATTTTCCAGGAGATCGCGTTGCTCAAAACTTCCCCTCTGCGATTACACTTCCGTGTCAAACCGAACGACCCCAGGGAGAAAAGGGTAAGTTTTCCACAATCACAATCGCGTTTCAGAATACTATAGTTCCGATTTCCCCAGATTCCGAAGGAGCTTATCACTTCAATCTACAAACTGGTAGCGGAGCGACGCGAACGAACCCAATCAATGAAGCGAAAGCGAACCCATCGCAATCTACAGACGTTCGAAGAGCGGCTGGAGGAAGACGATTCGGTAACACTACGAAGGAAACGTTTTCAGAACCATCACAAAAATAGAACAGTGTCGGAAAACCCGTATTTACTGAAAACAGCACGAGCACCGGATCAAACCATAGGTTCAAAACCAATTTCGGTGCATGAACCACAGTGGAAGTCGTTCGCAGACGGACAAAAAcagattctaaaaaaattggatGACATGTCCCAAGAGATTGATGTACTTAAGGCGAAAATTAAATCTTCTTGATAcagaataaaattttttaaaaaattattacacATTGAACGGTACTTACCAGTAACTCACATTTCAACCGATTGCCATTGGCCAACCGAACGGTGCTCATATCCGCTCCATCACGAATCAGCCGGCACTCCTCCATTCGGGTGGAATACCTTATCTCCACGGAGCTCACAGTCTCCAGCTGCCGGTAGACACTGGCCAGCAGGACATCATTCTCAACAATCCAGGAAATGTTATCGGACAGATCGTCATAGTTAAACGTTATCAGCGCATCCGAGCAGGCATCCCAAACTTGCATTTTAAGCACCGATTTCACGCGAGTCGCCTCGATTTCTGGCCAAGCGCCGATCGCTTTCATCAGCCGGTAGGTTCCTTTGCTGATGGCAGACACCCGATTGCTGTACGTTTCAGTTGAGCACGGTTTGAAACCGGCGGCTGCTTCTAGCAGTAAGGTTTTTCGGTCGGCCAAGCGGGGATTCTTTCCTGATTGGTCATAATCGTCATGTTGATCAATTTTAACATGaagaaaataaattgaactCACCCAATGAACAAGCCAGTGTTGTACCGACCATTCCTCCTCCGGCGATGATTATGTCGTAGAATTCGGCCGGTTGTTCAGTAGCGGATGGTTCCGCAGCTGTGCTCGACCATCGGTGCTGGCACGCAATTATTCGTTGCGCGGTCATGCGAAGGCACATACTTCTTGCCATTATGAGGctcatttttgagatatttcacTAATGCGTGTTGATAATcacttttttttcgcaaaatgtTCTAGCAATATTGTAAACAAatggctgtcaattttttttcccgATGCCCAGGGGTTTGATAAATTTAGGAACAGACGGTCGTGCTAAGTGCATGTTCATCCCCAGCAGCAGAAAACTTTAATgcataatttttttcacaatagagataagtgacttttcacctacgcacacaagtaaacgtgtaaacccgtgtaaagttgcttttgtttcttccaaccaggcttcttccgttctcttgatttttgtccaaatttccctttctacctgccaaaccccttggagaactagactttctctcacacagagtgagtaattatccacatttaggcgtagagtattttagccgcagagttccttttcactctttatcatcacgtgttagAGATAAACctttatttgctctctcagtttaagagggagtagttttcgttagcttctcctttactagaagagaagttggccaaatatcaaaacatttaggtttcATTCAGGTTCGAATTTTGTATtctaggaagattcacaactcaccatgggtgcgtattctgcagaaagttcgattttatactgtttttgccgcactccagagcgatgagaacggtaacgcaatgctcagttggtcgtcgagcaatttatttcatttttcttgcgtgcgcggatgctctgtcaaattaggagcgtttttttcgtcagagaaactattactctgcgctctctctacagcagatggtgtgatgcacattgaatgtaagcttgcagttgttaagagggaagaaaactgtttctctttaagatgaagatgagcaaatcAAAGCCTGCTTCCaacctgtaaatcatcgcatctcgttgcttcgacttttatcaccaTTTCATTCATTCACCattcaccatttttggtcgattatattTAGCGCCTTCTTCCgaattctgatcacgaatgagaaaatttattcagaaacaagtttaaaacatataatgagtgttcaactgaatatttgtccagctgctaaaaacatagcattgcaaacagctatttataaatattttccccaaCTAGTGGCACCAACaaattcgtacgtaaaaaggtcttttgggttgttcagctatatcagtttttcattcatctgaaagagctgtaTTTTGTAAACAAAACGTGAGCATAGTTTGAATTTCCAAGCGatgtgaaaatctcatacaaaattttcaatttttcacgcGTGTGAAATACGCAAATTCTTGAAATTTTATTTCGCTTAAAACTGTGCTTCAGAAGCATACAAATAAACCTATATGAGAATATAAGCATTTAAAGAGCTGTATTAAAGAAACTTCGACGAGAAGCATGTCTCATTTAAAATACGTGGGTGAGTCGAATCGACTCGTCTTTTGTAGTAGGGTCCAAAATTTTATAAAAGCGcataaactcatttttttataaaagaacTCTATCTATTGTTGGTTGACTTCTGCCATAGTTCCTAACTACCGTGACTGCAAGTTATTCCGCGCAGCACATTTTTCTGCGCACTCAtactaaaaaactgtttttcaacagtaaattttactaaaacatacCTAATTTCTGTACTATCATAGTAGGCTATGCTATGCACACGGTAGAGCACACAAATTAGTTGTGTTTTAGtgaaatttactgttgaaaaatagattttttatgATGAGTGCGGAAACAATGTGTTGcgcggaattacccgcagtcacggtgTCTATTAGTAAGATgctacagacggtgttatatACAGATGCGCAAAGAGAAAAgtagtaaatatggcaacctttgaaaatatcatattttaaacattaaactttttttttgacagaAATTTTCTGTCAATTGGGTTAAATTTCGTGTGGCTTTCCGTACGAACTGGAAagtataatgaaatttcgaaattttcaaaaatatatttgcaattttaaacaactattacaattacaataatatatttgcaatttttttggTTTAAAACCTGAAACAATATTGAAACGTCTCAAATATTTACTTTATATCTCTCCTATAGAATGTTGATATAAACAGGACGAAGTGTCGTGTTTGATGTCGTATTATTAGGTTTTGTTGTTCGCTCTTGTACCTATTGTGACCATTGATTAAAACCTTGAGGAAAATGCGGTACAAGGAGTACATTCTTACAGTTTTTTCTATAAATTAGACAAGCTGTTGGTTTAAAACATTACCAAAAAAGCTGTGGAAATTACCGACTTGTCGGTGAGGGGTTTCACAAGCCGTTCGGTACTTTTCGGAAACACCCAAGATTTTACCGAACGAGATTGTTCCACCACATACTTACAATATTTCTAGTTTTGATTGCACCACTCGTACACTTAAAACAACACCGAATTCGGTAAAATTTCATCGGAAACTCAACTGCTGGACATTCGGTGAAATTTtcggtgtttccgaaaattaccgaacagatTATAAAACCACTCACCGACAATTCGGTAATTTCCACAGCTTTTTGGTAATGTTTTAAACCAACAGCTTGTCCAATTTACCGAAAAACTGTAAAAATGTACTTCTTGTACAACATTTTTCCCAAGGTTTTAATCAATGGGTACAATAAGTACAAGAGCGAACAACAAAACCTAATAATACGGCATCAAACACGACACTTCGTCCTGTTTATCTTGACACCCTATAGGAGAGATATTTAGTAAATATTTGAGAcgttttaatattgttttaaaccaACTGACAAAACTAAAGACATGATTTTCACAAGATTAAAagacaaatttgaaaatcaacgaaaaattaaTGTGGTTTATTAAATACCACGGGGCGTATGACATCGTATATTGGACAGACTAgtaaatttttaaagaaaatattagACCAACACAAAAGTGACAATAAATCTAAAGGTGTAGGGAACACGGAACCaagggtgacattgcgcatttcgtttcgagtaactcgaacaaaactaataatgtcgttttcgttttcgcggtgcagctacactcaaacgacacttttgacaccgaaaatgttttatttgatttttcgtgcTACCCTTTTTttgtctctccctacactttttctgtcactgatgacacccgaaaaaagcagagtgtactgtaggaagttaccaacacattcacacgtatgtgtcaaaactggtttgttttggttttcgtttcaCGTGGTAAattgtcaggtaaattttttctcagcacatttgcgagatggacatatgaaatggaaacgagacaaatgacgacaatgacgaatgcgataatgaccaaaacaaaacgaattgacagctatcccattattacgcataccaatgcaatgacactgaaaatgttttatttgaagctgcaaagtatagcacggaaaaagggtagctacaccgcgaaaacaaaaacgacattatttttttcgacttggcgggttagatgagccgaaggacaagtgacaatgacagctcattttgagcttaaagcaaaactggcagtatgtgacgtactcgaaaatagtgaaaatcgttcgaatcgagctgcgcaatgcaaCCCCAGTACAACATACAATAAATGAggaacatattttcaatttttgaaaacaagAATTTTAGATGAAATAACCAAAACTGACTCAAGGCTCATTTCGGAAACcttttatataaaaattgaaGGAGAAGAAAATACTTTCAACCTACAACGTGACTCGACAAAATTCCGATCTGCCTACAACGAGTTGTTCGAAACATTAAAACAATAAGATCTGACAGCAATCGAAAGTAAGAGAGAAGGAAAAAACAGATAGATAGAACGCCGgtataacgttttttttttttggttaaattTAAATCGAGAATTGTAATtcaatgttattttggaatccACTGAGgacgaccgaaaaaaaaatataaagaagGTCAAAACGTTCGGAAATAATTGCCTTTTAGGTCTGCTTTTCACCGAAAACTGTCGATTATCCAAACAAGCGGTGATGATCCcaaagaaataaaattactTACAAAACTTAATTGTCTCATGAAtcctaataataaataataatctctgttttcaaacaatttttgaatgcttttttttttgaaaaagtggactTGTACTTAAGTTTTAGTGATGGTTGTGTCCAACGTTCAAATGAAGCGATTGTTGTGTCCACGCGAGAAGTTTGAAACATTGTTTCTAGTACTCGAACAATTTCGTGATTACACGAAAAccgtcaaataaatttatcctCATTTCTATGTAATAAAATCGCTTTTTGCGGATGCGTAGAGCTGGAAACTAGAGTtaaagtattttttattttttcttgaatatGCTGTTATATAGACGGCAAGTGAAATAGTATggataaatcaaatttctattttgatttaggctgatacaaatttcgaattctttttatgtacAAGGTTAtcaagttagcaaagggggtgacaaaaaaacaaataacaccgagacgaaaaaaaaagaaatttctttgataagagtttgtgtgcaagttatgacgtttgtaacttgcactcaaataaatgttgaaaaataacactttattattattattattatttatttcacttgccttttgacgacactctcgctgtcactagacttgttcattgctaaattaagcatttatgctgtcggaaaaccaaaaaaatgaataaaacggtatgagcttttttttcttccccttccaatattcaagatttttgaaggggggggggggcataagatgaaaataaaatttgtaacggccttattagaaaaataaaaactaagcaTACTGCTTTGACAAAATACCAACAGTCACTTGAAACTTTTGTGCGTTCAAATTCatgtgtgtttcatttttttgagcTCAATTCTTTCACGATACAGCCTGGTACTTATTTCTATAATAAATTGAatacaattaaattcacttcAATTCTTTCGAATTGTTTCACAACTTCGATGCATGGGTTCCCAGTTCCCAGTTTTAGAggtaaaaaaattctaatatgaaaaaatgcaacggataccatttttttcctttttctacttataaaacatatttttctcAAATCGTTGTTTTAGGTACAAACAACTATGTCCAAGTTGGCACAAAAAGACAATCCCAGCGACTACGAGGGTCATCTGCAGTGGATCCGGGCATGTGTGCTTCAAGTACACATGTTTCTACCTGACAAAGCTGAATTAACATACAGGAAAGCTTTGAAGTTAATAAAATCTGTCACTAAGAGATTTTGAGGTTGTCGAAATAAAAGCCGTAACAAAAGTATTCCTAAAGCTCGGAGCACAGCCCAGCTTCCCTCCAGAATTCTGGTCTACAAGTTCGAATACGTTGAATGATGTAGCAAGAACATCCAATAACATCGAGGGATATCACAACAAATTTAGTTCGCTCCTGAGAGACGAcggtgatttgaaattttaGGCTGTACTCGGTGCATTCAAGGATGAGGAGCAATCGTCATCTGCTGAATATCTACGATATCTGCAAGGAGAAGCCACTGTCAGACGTCGTTGCAAAAAGGTTGCCAGTAGAGAGACCAAATTAAAAGAAATTACAGCAATAGATGTGTACAATACGCCGTTAGAGGACcaaattttgacaattgcattgttgttacaaaatagttgaatgatttttttacagTTATTAAAAATAGTTGATAGTTGTATTTTATTTCTATAACATAACAATTTTTGCTAATTGAAATTTCTTAATTATTTAGAATgtgaacaatataataactgaatacaaatgtttttttttcgggttacggtggttctgaaaaataatgttCTCGACATTAATGCATTCTAGGGAACGTTTTTCTGGTAATTAATACCGCAGACAGACGGCCAAACTGAGCTACAAACTTGCGTAGAGACTTTAGACTAacaattcgtaaccagatagcgctactagtgacgccagcctcgtacaccagcgaaacaaaaattatTGTAGCAATAAGGTCACCGCTAGTGTACAAGCGATTTATAATGCAAATCTCTTTAAAAAATTAcacggaattttcgatcaatgttgTTTTTGCTTGAACGTCTGTCTGTGCTAGTACTTCATTTTCTGGGAAATGGTTTTCTAGGAAAAGTCGGACAAGCTAGTTTCACAGACTGTTCGGTAAAAAGCTATACAGATTTCGGTGAATGTACAATTAAGTAAATATTCCGATAAAAATTGACGAAATTACGGTAAAAATTATAGTTATTACAGAACAGTCGTTGATTAAATGCTGTTTTGCAAGAACACCGATATAATTACACTGTATTGATGAATTATTGTAAAATTATCACCGAAAGATTTTTTTGATTAACCCTTTAACGGACCGAGGCTAAAAACATGTCATTAagttttatttcttatttctggCGAAACTTACAATGacaacaaaactcaaaaaagactaacaaaaatttaaatcttAATTAACGATTCAACAATATATTTGTCATCTAAATATGCTAATAAAAGCAAATTTGCTCTAACTTCGCCCATGTTACACAtaaaacttgaatttcagtcgctttacattgtattttcgaaaatttgttgtttcgccctttactatgcgccGTTCCAAATCTGCTCGagagtatcgccctttactttgCCCCTTATTTTGATCGCCCTCAACTATGCGCCTTTTTCGATTTGCTCGACAGTATCACCACAtatataagacatacgtaacactggcgttttttttctggtacacgttgccccatagtactctgtgcctcgtcctgtccaactggtcgacaaataatgaa
It includes:
- the LOC129729987 gene encoding transient receptor potential channel pyrexia, with translation MEVVRFSIIEDQMKWKDECHVYCQDVDDEEGAPDTSYERPKSIPDGRYRHSISSESDVAGVEITSPNQPNDLCSSSREGQDEIWAFSEIEASLKRLPDAEKIGELLDSHVPLENILREHRYDNGSMLLLAVWASKHNVLQKLLALTDRKVDVNAADLSGRTALHIACYVGDYRAVDILLQHGAKTQLWDKDQKATPLHCAASCGSVECIARLIEKGADINAGIENHSPLHYAVQRNSRKCVELLLTNGANPNTPQVYTQTPLHVAASNGFVDIMKLLLDHGADARSQYGKKKITALHLASSENYLECVELLITAGADIDARNQDQQTPLHLACLSQCHETVTYLIEQKADVHAVYRDGRTALHASIVKESRFWDCTLSLLKAKVDVNRADNFGYTPLHIAALNEFSSCAFMLIEYGADLTARTNGGVSALSFIIRRTPEIIPKFIGKLDAAISVNSINEIGDVDCEIRLDFRPLVPNNDRGETELLLAFIDVGQRRILKHPLCETFLLLKWRRIRKFFLFSLFYHGLFVLLFTVFVLGVYVKKCQGGMQTCQTEAYVPVIGYVVIFLNLLLISKEIFQIMHWFLGYIRYWENWLELATGTGIFLCTFNPTIEISSHPTWQHHLAAIVIFLAWLELMMLVGRFPIFGLYVQMFTTVAVNFSKFLMAYCCLLVAFGLSFRVLFSDYKANNDIWASLLKTIVMMAGELEFEDMFYNDDVQIKYPGTAHVMFLAFVLLVTVILTNLLVGLAVSDIQGLQQSAGLDRLSRQAELISRLEGLMFSKILRKVPISLWAIFQEIALLKTSPLRLHFRVKPNDPREKRIPKELITSIYKLVAERRERTQSMKRKRTHRNLQTFEERLEEDDSVTLRRKRFQNHHKNRTVSENPYLLKTARAPDQTIGSKPISVHEPQWKSFADGQKQILKKLDDMSQEIDVLKAKIKSS